A DNA window from Anastrepha obliqua isolate idAnaObli1 chromosome 5, idAnaObli1_1.0, whole genome shotgun sequence contains the following coding sequences:
- the LOC129248805 gene encoding transcription factor Adf-1-like, whose protein sequence is MAPNDEHLVSLVQDKKELYDKSNPLYKFQGRKTSIWEQIGKELRTSGEVCRRRCLALRDRYGREARKSEAPSGSGAEYQRPWYLLESMSFLRPPVIPRPIGFDNHLCPNSYLMAELYTFCTFFGPCIFYIKYIVEIN, encoded by the exons ATGGCGCCGAATGACGAGCATCTTGTATCGCTAGTACAAGACAAAAAGGAACTCTACGACAAGAGCAATCCTCTATATAAGTTCCAGGGAAGGAAAACGTCGATATGGGAACAGATCGGAAAGGAGCTGCGCACAAGTG GTGAGGTATGCAGACGGAGGTGTTTAGCTCTTCGCGATCGGTATGGCAGAGAAGCCAGAAAATCAGAAGCACCATCAGGCAGTGGAGCAGAATACCAGAGGCCGTGGTATCTGCTTGAAAGCATGTCATTTTTAAGGCCGCCTGTTATTCCTCGACC aattggaTTTGATAACCACTTGTGCCCCAATTCCTATTTAATGGCCGAACTTTATACCTTCTGCACTTTTTTTGGtccttgtattttttatataaaatatatagttgaaataaattaa
- the LOC129246879 gene encoding RCC1-like G exchanging factor-like protein has product MLQNFVKIGWLPSRKYTAKAKRIVLTQDKSKILTYTPKVSDPKQRRVYAWGFQETGALGLQTNIKKAKERYTEMVHHPTRMQFSVNTDVTDIVAGYGFSAFAVQRSDGQTLFGTGLNTDSQLGFQVKGNAKDPKKLDVLIYPTAINLPRLEHENDEDMQVRCMSAGRAHLVVVAHNGTVFTMGNNSYGQCGRAVIENEDYRGSALIHRIPEKDICGTDDKIVAVECGQDHTMFLTRLGRVYTCGWGADGQTGKGNFETSGEITVVNGDIGGECIVKLACASDCVLAINDKGEVFGWGNSEYGQLDDNENAETQINSPRALTLTKGVGKVKDIAAGGSFCMALNEEGLLYTWGYGILGFGPFVEQTSKPQHLLLPLFGRNDFSDKTHIVSIGCGVFHMGAINSDGDLFMWGKNRFGHLGLGHKKDQFFPFKTAVNGKVIKVAFGVDHTLALCRPFM; this is encoded by the exons atgttgcagaattttgtaaaaattggtTGGCTACCAAGTCGCAAATATACTGCAAAAGCGAAACGCATTGTATTAACACAGGATAAATCAAAGATTTTGA CTTATACGCCTAAGGTATCGGATCCCAAACAGCGTCGTGTTTATGCTTGGGGATTTCAAGAGACTGGAGCGTTGGGTCTACAAACCAACATTAAAAAGGCCAAGGAGCGCTACACAGAAATGGTACATCATCCAACTAGAATGCAGTTCTCGGTTAACACAGATGTTACTGATATTGTGGCCGGATATGGATTTTCTGCTTTCGCTGTGCAGCGTTCAGATGGTCAAACTCTTTTCGGCACTGGCTTAAATACTGATTCGCAGTTGGGATTTCAGGTGAAAGGCAATGCTAAAGATCCGAAGAAATTGGATGTTTTAATTTACCCTACAGCTATAAACCTGCCACGGCTCGAACATGAAAATGATGAAGATATGCAGGTGCGCTGTATGTCTGCTGGTCGTGCACATTTGGTTGTAGTAGCCCATAATGGCACCGTTTTTACTATGGGTAACAATTCATATGGCCAGTGCGGACGGGCGGTTATCGAAAATGAAGACTACCGCGGTAGCGCGCTTATACATCGGATACCTGAAAAAGATATTTGTGGAACAGATGATAAGATTGTTGCTGTGGAATGTGGACAAGATCACACAATGTTCCTGACTCGATTGGGTCGTGTATACACTTGCGGATGGGGCGCGGATGGGCAAACCGGAAAGGGGAACTTCGAGACAAGTGGCGAAATCACAGTAGTCAATGGTGACATAGGCGGTGAGTGTATAGTGAAGTTGGCTTGCGCGTCCGACTGTGTTTTGGCTATAAACGACAAGGGAGAAGTGTTCGGCTGGGGTAATTCTGAATATGGCCAACTAGATGATAATGAAAATGCCGAGACTCAAATCAATTCACCGCGTGCTCTGACGTTGACGAAAGGCGTTGGTAAGGTAAAAGATATAGCAGCAGGAGGATCATTTTGCATGGCATTGAATGAAGAGGGATTACTTTATACTTGGGGTTACGGCATACTCGGGTTTGGTCCCTTCGTTGAACAAACATCAAAACCCCAGCACTTACTACTACCGTTGTTCGGGCGCAATGATTTTAGCGATAAAACTCACATAGTTTCAATTGGATGTGGAGTTTTTCATATGGGAGCAATAAACTCCGATGGTGATCTTTTTATGTGGGGTAAGAATCGATTCGGCCATTTGGGTTTAGGTCATAAAAAAGATCAGTTTTTCCCGTTTAAAACGGCAGTAAATGGTAAAGTAATAAAAGTGGCTTTTGGCGTCGACCACACGTTGGCGTTATGTAGGCCTTTTATGTGA
- the LOC129247098 gene encoding integral membrane protein 2B produces MTILTKPSNEKKAEKVPLPLALGGHDDASSFRGGVAHTTLLSTAPYHGDADAESMVFNRPPGSCFKTLLLFLIAVVVMMMGLLGGYTLYRAYAPTASNLHYRALCDIPYMQTGNISVPRLYEQNDELDWRNLFSRLTNFNGYNALDDDYFREEIELDMSDNESYAKIDVPDFKDGRRGRFMHDFKENQSAIIDTTANRCFIMPLDRDTTLPPKSFLDLMQKMGSGYYNIDTDRVRRKMRVVMPPINDLSMISERIANECYEMKVYMLENYVSGVFKREAKPVGDSGKFAEFMGKGVVEFDLINIGDIEQFEKK; encoded by the exons ATGACTATTCTGACGAAGCCATCGAATGAAAAGAAGGCAGAGAAGGTTCCGCTACCATTGGCTTTGGGCGGACATGATGATGCATCGTCATTCCGTGGAGGTGTAGCACATACAACCCTTTTGAGC acggCTCCATATCACGGTGACGCGGATGCTGAATCTATGGTTTTCAATCGCCCGCCCGGATCGTGCTTCAAAACACTGCTATTATTTCTTATTGCGGTGGTAGTCATGATGATGGGCCTACTTGGTGGCTACACCTTATATCGCGCATACGCACCAACTGCTTCGAATTTGCACTATCGTGCTCTTTGTGACATTCCATACATGCAAACTGGCAATATAAGTGTTCCACGCCTGTACGAACAAAACGATGAACTAGACTGGCGTAATTTGTTTTCGCGTCTCACAAATTTTAACGGTTATAATGCTTTGGATGATGATTACTTCCGCGAGGAAATCGAGTTAGACATGAGCGATAATGAGAGTTATGCTAAGATTGATGTACCAGATTTCAAGGATGGGCGTCGTGGACGTTTTATGCATGACTTCAAGGAGAATCAATCTGCGATAATTGATACCACGGCAAATCGCTGTTTCATTATGCCACTGGATCGTGACACCACCTTACCGCCAAAAAGTTTTCTCGATTTGATGCAAAAGATGGGGTCGGGCTACTACAACATCGACACTGATCGCGTTCGTCGCAAGATGCGTGTCGTTATGCCGCCTATTAATGATCTCTCCATGATATCTGAGCGAATTGCCAATGAGTGCTATGAAATGAAAGTTTACATGCTTGAGAATTACGTCTCGGGAG TATTCAAACGCGAAGCTAAACCTGTCGGAGATTCGGGTAAATTTGCTGAATTCATGGGTAAAGGAGTTGTCGAATTCGATTTGATAAATATCGGCGACATCGAGCAGTTCGAAAAAAAGTAG